From a region of the Egicoccus sp. AB-alg2 genome:
- a CDS encoding sensor histidine kinase, which yields MEQHAAPVGQGRLVGAVRPLLAVPRPDLLDVLVALTATAAAVVVQVWSAEPTPRDPDLLGVGLLVLAGVLLLSRRSRPVLVLVGVTVLVAVYLRLGYAGGAELPLLMAALYGAMAEGHRGPALAVLSLAVASSAGYRLLVDREHPLLVVVTVSLLVLVVLLGEGTRTRRLLRREAQERLRALAVEQQLETRAQLTAERLRVARELHDVLAHTITAIAVQAGAAADGLDEDGEAHRALRSMRAAAQEAMHQLGATIEVLRSEGEAAPRAVAPDLSDLDTLVGNAADAGVAVDVVTAGEVRTLPAAVELTAYRIVQEALTNVIRHARASKATVRLRFARTALHLEVEDDGIGPGAAGATPGGFGIVGMRERAQALGGTFSAGAAGAGGYRVVAALPTGEDGR from the coding sequence GTGGAGCAGCACGCCGCACCGGTCGGACAGGGTCGCCTCGTCGGCGCCGTCCGCCCGCTGCTGGCCGTCCCCCGGCCCGACCTGCTGGACGTCCTGGTGGCGCTGACGGCCACCGCCGCCGCGGTCGTCGTCCAGGTCTGGTCGGCCGAGCCCACGCCGCGCGACCCGGACCTGCTCGGGGTCGGCCTGCTGGTGCTGGCGGGCGTCCTGCTGCTGTCGCGACGGTCCCGACCCGTCCTCGTGCTGGTCGGTGTCACCGTCCTGGTGGCCGTCTACCTGCGGCTCGGCTACGCCGGCGGCGCGGAGCTGCCCCTGCTCATGGCGGCGCTGTACGGCGCGATGGCCGAGGGCCACCGTGGCCCGGCCCTCGCCGTGCTGTCCCTGGCGGTCGCCAGCAGTGCCGGGTACCGGCTGCTGGTCGACCGTGAACACCCGTTGCTGGTCGTCGTGACGGTGTCGCTGCTGGTGCTCGTCGTGCTGCTGGGCGAGGGGACCCGGACCCGGCGCCTGCTGCGCCGGGAGGCCCAGGAACGGCTGCGTGCCCTGGCGGTCGAACAGCAGCTGGAGACCCGCGCGCAGCTGACCGCCGAGCGCCTGCGCGTGGCACGCGAACTGCACGACGTGCTCGCCCACACCATCACCGCGATCGCCGTCCAGGCCGGTGCCGCCGCGGACGGCCTCGACGAGGACGGCGAGGCCCATCGGGCCCTGCGCTCGATGCGCGCCGCGGCCCAAGAGGCAATGCACCAGCTCGGCGCGACGATCGAGGTGCTGCGTTCGGAAGGAGAGGCGGCGCCCCGCGCGGTGGCGCCCGACCTGTCCGACCTCGACACGCTCGTGGGCAATGCCGCCGACGCCGGCGTCGCCGTCGACGTCGTCACGGCCGGCGAAGTCCGGACGTTGCCCGCCGCGGTGGAGCTGACCGCCTACCGGATCGTCCAGGAGGCCCTCACCAACGTGATCCGGCACGCCCGCGCGTCGAAGGCGACCGTCCGGCTGCGCTTCGCCCGGACGGCGCTGCACCTCGAGGTGGAGGACGACGGCATCGGGCCCGGCGCGGCCGGGGCGACGCCCGGGGGGTTCGGCATCGTCGGCATGCGCGAGCGGGCGCAGGCACTCGGCGGGACGTTCTCCGCCGGTGCGGCCGGCGCGGGCGGCTACCGCGTCGTGGCCGCGCTGCCCACCGGAGAGGACGGCCGATGA
- a CDS encoding plastocyanin/azurin family copper-binding protein, with translation MSIHPSRSRLLPVMLAAAGLLVGCGAAASTSDEPGASAGGDAPSVDAAATVSVVDNTFEPGTVAVTAGETVVWTWEGNAPHDVSGDGFASDVRRAGTFTHTFERPGTYEYVCTLHAGMTGVVEVADA, from the coding sequence ATGTCGATCCATCCGTCCCGTTCCCGCCTACTGCCCGTGATGCTGGCCGCTGCGGGCCTGCTCGTTGGCTGCGGCGCCGCCGCGTCCACCTCGGACGAGCCGGGTGCGTCCGCTGGCGGCGACGCCCCCTCGGTGGACGCCGCCGCGACCGTGTCCGTCGTCGACAACACCTTCGAGCCCGGCACCGTGGCGGTGACCGCCGGCGAGACGGTCGTCTGGACGTGGGAGGGCAACGCACCGCACGACGTCAGTGGCGACGGGTTCGCCAGCGACGTGCGACGCGCCGGCACCTTCACCCACACGTTCGAGCGCCCGGGCACCTACGAGTACGTCTGCACGCTGCACGCCGGCATGACCGGGGTCGTCGAGGTGGCCGACGCATGA
- a CDS encoding ABC transporter ATP-binding protein, whose product MPDVLPARPRGPAPLLRLWRYARHRRRQAVLATVASVLNTLFDIAPPYLIGMAVDVVVAGEGSLIGRWFGLTAQRDQLVALGILTVVVWVLESVTDYWADILWRNLAQTVEHELRVDAYAHVQSLDLAAFEDRSTGGLLAILNDDVNQLERFLDHGALLIIHIATSMVVIGGTYLVVAPGIGLLAVLPVPLIVWGSLRFQRLLEPRYADIRARVGILNGSLGNALGGIATIKAFGGERRELARITRESDDYRSANRSAIWLSSAFVPLIRMPILAGFTAILIVGGFRVLDGNLDVGVYTVMVFMVQRLLWPLTRLGEVLDQYQRAMASTRRVLDLLAEPRHVVGGRRPLPRARGDVDFDGVRFAYASGDEVLRGIDLHVPAGQTHAIVGATGAGKSTVVKLLLRLYDVTAGAVRLDGIDVRELRLEDLRGAIGLVSQDVFLFHGTVRENLLYGRPDATDEELAEAARLAEATEFVEALPDGYDTVVGERGQKLSGGQRQRLSIARAILRDPPVLVLDEATSAVDNETEAAIQRSLARVAHERTTIVIAHRLSTIRQADRIHVLHDGEVVEAGNHDELLALDGRYAALWRVQTGEAEPTPSTPHP is encoded by the coding sequence GTGCCCGACGTCCTGCCCGCGCGCCCGCGGGGGCCCGCGCCGTTGCTGCGGCTGTGGCGCTACGCGCGCCATCGCCGCCGACAGGCCGTGCTCGCCACGGTCGCGTCGGTGCTCAACACGCTCTTCGACATCGCGCCGCCGTACCTCATCGGCATGGCGGTGGACGTGGTGGTCGCCGGCGAGGGCTCGCTGATCGGGCGCTGGTTCGGTCTGACGGCCCAGCGCGACCAGCTCGTCGCCCTCGGCATCCTGACCGTCGTGGTGTGGGTCCTGGAGTCCGTCACCGACTACTGGGCCGACATCCTGTGGCGCAACCTCGCCCAGACGGTCGAGCACGAGCTGCGCGTGGACGCCTACGCGCACGTCCAGTCGCTGGACCTCGCCGCGTTCGAGGACCGCAGCACCGGCGGGCTGCTGGCGATCCTCAACGACGACGTCAACCAGCTCGAGCGCTTCCTGGACCACGGTGCGCTGCTGATCATCCACATCGCCACGTCGATGGTCGTGATCGGGGGCACCTACCTGGTGGTCGCGCCGGGGATCGGGCTGCTGGCCGTCCTGCCGGTCCCGCTGATCGTGTGGGGCTCGCTCCGTTTCCAGCGGCTGCTGGAACCGCGTTACGCCGACATCCGTGCCCGCGTCGGAATCCTCAACGGGTCGCTGGGCAACGCGCTGGGCGGCATCGCCACGATCAAGGCGTTCGGCGGGGAGCGGCGCGAGCTGGCCCGGATCACCCGCGAGTCGGACGACTACCGCTCGGCCAACCGGTCCGCGATCTGGCTGTCCAGCGCGTTCGTGCCGCTGATCCGGATGCCGATCCTGGCCGGCTTCACGGCGATCCTGATCGTGGGTGGGTTCCGGGTCCTGGACGGCAACCTCGACGTCGGCGTCTACACCGTCATGGTGTTCATGGTGCAGCGGCTGCTGTGGCCGCTGACCCGGTTGGGTGAGGTGCTGGACCAGTACCAGCGCGCCATGGCGTCCACCCGCCGGGTGCTCGACCTGCTCGCCGAGCCGCGCCACGTCGTCGGCGGCCGGCGTCCGCTCCCTCGGGCCCGCGGCGACGTCGACTTCGACGGCGTGCGGTTCGCCTACGCCAGCGGCGACGAGGTGCTGCGCGGCATCGACCTCCACGTCCCGGCCGGGCAGACGCATGCCATCGTCGGCGCGACCGGCGCCGGCAAGTCCACCGTCGTCAAGCTGCTCCTGCGGCTGTACGACGTCACCGCCGGCGCCGTCCGCCTCGACGGCATCGACGTGCGCGAGTTGCGGCTCGAGGACCTGCGCGGCGCGATCGGGCTCGTCAGCCAGGACGTGTTCCTGTTCCACGGCACCGTGCGCGAGAACCTGCTCTACGGCCGGCCGGACGCCACCGACGAGGAACTCGCCGAGGCGGCCCGGCTGGCCGAGGCCACCGAGTTCGTCGAGGCGCTGCCGGACGGGTACGACACCGTGGTCGGCGAGCGGGGCCAGAAGCTGTCCGGCGGTCAACGCCAGCGGTTGTCCATCGCGCGGGCGATCCTGCGGGACCCGCCGGTGCTGGTCCTCGACGAGGCCACTTCGGCCGTCGACAACGAGACCGAGGCGGCCATCCAGCGCTCGCTGGCCCGCGTGGCGCACGAGCGCACCACCATCGTGATCGCCCACCGGCTCTCCACGATCCGGCAGGCCGACCGCATCCACGTCCTGCACGACGGCGAGGTGGTGGAGGCGGGCAACCACGACGAACTGCTCGCCCTGGACGGGCGTTACGCCGCCCTGTGGCGGGTGCAGACCGGCGAGGCCGAGCCGACCCCCTCCACCCCCCACCCCTGA
- a CDS encoding SDR family oxidoreductase gives MKVLVAGCGDLGTEAGLRLQRDGHTVVGLRRTPARLPDGFERLAGDLGGELPPLPADTDAVVFAAAPGERSVAAYRRVYRDGLARVLAGLRAAGAAPARVLFVSSTAVYGVDDGSWVDEDTPTEPTSATGQVLVETERSLLDGPFPATTFRLAGVYGPGRTRLIDQVRSGTATIPAAPAHTNRIHRDDAAEAIVHLLTRVPAPARVYLGVDHAPVERGEVLRWLAEQLGCPAPPVGADRRSRGGDKCCRNDRLVATGFRFTYPTYREGYTAVLAGAGTRHP, from the coding sequence ATGAAGGTCCTCGTCGCCGGCTGCGGCGATCTCGGCACGGAGGCCGGGCTACGCCTGCAGCGCGACGGCCACACCGTCGTCGGGCTGCGCCGTACCCCGGCACGGCTCCCGGACGGCTTCGAGCGGCTCGCGGGCGACCTCGGCGGAGAACTGCCGCCGCTGCCGGCCGACACCGACGCGGTCGTCTTCGCCGCCGCGCCGGGCGAACGGTCCGTCGCGGCGTACCGGCGCGTCTACCGCGACGGGCTTGCACGCGTGCTGGCGGGGCTGCGCGCGGCGGGGGCGGCGCCCGCCCGGGTGCTGTTCGTCTCCAGCACGGCCGTCTACGGCGTCGACGACGGCAGCTGGGTCGACGAGGACACGCCCACCGAGCCCACGTCGGCGACCGGGCAGGTGCTCGTGGAGACCGAACGGTCGCTGCTCGACGGGCCCTTCCCGGCGACGACGTTCCGGCTGGCGGGCGTGTACGGGCCCGGACGCACGCGCCTGATCGACCAGGTCCGCAGTGGGACCGCGACCATCCCCGCCGCACCGGCGCACACCAACCGCATCCACCGCGACGACGCCGCCGAAGCCATCGTCCACCTGCTCACGCGCGTGCCGGCGCCGGCCCGCGTGTACCTCGGTGTCGACCATGCCCCCGTCGAGCGCGGCGAGGTGCTGCGGTGGCTCGCCGAGCAGCTGGGGTGCCCGGCGCCGCCCGTCGGCGCGGACCGCCGATCGCGCGGCGGCGACAAGTGCTGCCGCAACGACCGCCTCGTCGCGACCGGTTTCCGGTTCACCTACCCGACCTACCGCGAGGGCTACACCGCCGTCCTCGCCGGCGCCGGCACCCGCCACCCCTGA
- a CDS encoding serine hydrolase domain-containing protein, whose product MADLLAPVDDWPVDTVGVGVTDADTTLEARGDVDTVLPFASVTKPLAAYAVLVAVQDGALHLDEPAGPEGATVRHLLAHASGLSFDDTGPTGAPGARRVYSNVGFDVLGELVEQRVGLSFAEHLEHEVLTPLAMHDTVLDGSPAKDARGTVTDLLAFCRELLAPTLLDEALVREATTVAFPGLDGVLPGHGRQRPNDWGLGFEIKDGKDPHWTGARLSAASYGHFGQSGSFVVVDPEAGLGIASLADRPFGDWCRDAWPALQDAVVDVYGR is encoded by the coding sequence GTGGCCGACCTCCTCGCTCCCGTCGACGACTGGCCGGTCGACACGGTCGGCGTGGGCGTGACCGACGCCGACACGACGCTGGAGGCGCGCGGCGACGTCGACACCGTGCTGCCGTTCGCGTCCGTCACCAAGCCGCTGGCCGCCTATGCGGTCCTGGTCGCCGTCCAGGACGGGGCGCTGCACCTCGACGAGCCCGCCGGGCCCGAGGGCGCGACCGTCCGGCATCTGCTCGCGCACGCCTCGGGGCTGTCGTTCGACGACACCGGGCCGACCGGCGCCCCCGGCGCCCGCCGCGTCTACTCGAACGTGGGGTTCGACGTGCTGGGCGAACTGGTCGAACAGCGCGTCGGGCTGTCGTTCGCCGAGCACCTCGAACACGAGGTGCTCACGCCCCTGGCCATGCACGACACGGTCCTGGACGGCTCGCCGGCCAAGGACGCGCGCGGCACCGTGACGGACCTGCTGGCCTTCTGTCGCGAACTGCTCGCCCCGACGCTGCTCGACGAGGCGTTGGTGCGCGAGGCGACGACCGTGGCGTTCCCGGGCCTGGACGGGGTCCTGCCCGGCCACGGTCGCCAGCGTCCCAACGACTGGGGGCTGGGCTTCGAGATCAAGGACGGCAAGGACCCGCACTGGACGGGTGCTCGGCTCTCGGCGGCGTCCTACGGTCACTTCGGTCAGAGCGGGTCGTTCGTCGTCGTCGACCCCGAGGCCGGCCTGGGCATCGCCTCGCTGGCCGACCGGCCGTTCGGTGACTGGTGCCGCGACGCCTGGCCCGCACTGCAGGACGCCGTCGTCGACGTCTACGGGCGATGA
- a CDS encoding HAD family hydrolase: MSTPHPTAGILLDLDGTLVDSVYQHVVAWHEAFHEAGYAVPQWRIHAGIGMGSDRIVPWLLGRHVDDADALADAHTQRFLDRADTLERTAGALELLDDLDRREVPYIIATSASTEEREALLEVLGRKDLPYTDADDVATSKPAPDLLLTSCTQAGIDPAQAIMVGDAPWDALSAQRAGMRAIAVRCGGFGDAELTGAGAQRIVDAPRELVGQL; encoded by the coding sequence ATGAGCACCCCACACCCCACCGCAGGCATCCTCCTCGACCTCGACGGCACGCTGGTCGACTCCGTCTACCAGCACGTCGTCGCCTGGCACGAGGCCTTCCACGAGGCCGGCTACGCGGTCCCCCAGTGGCGCATCCACGCCGGGATCGGGATGGGCAGCGACCGGATCGTGCCGTGGCTGCTCGGCCGCCACGTCGACGACGCCGATGCCCTGGCCGATGCCCACACCCAGCGGTTCCTCGACCGCGCCGACACGCTGGAGCGGACCGCCGGCGCCCTGGAGCTCCTCGACGACCTCGACCGGCGCGAGGTGCCCTACATCATCGCCACGTCGGCGAGCACCGAGGAGCGCGAGGCCCTGCTCGAGGTGCTCGGCCGCAAGGACCTGCCCTACACCGACGCCGACGACGTCGCGACCTCCAAGCCGGCGCCCGACCTGCTGCTGACCTCGTGCACGCAGGCCGGGATCGACCCGGCCCAGGCGATCATGGTCGGCGACGCCCCGTGGGACGCGTTGTCGGCCCAGCGAGCCGGCATGCGCGCGATCGCCGTGCGCTGTGGTGGGTTCGGCGACGCCGAGCTCACGGGCGCGGGCGCCCAGCGGATCGTCGACGCACCGCGGGAGCTGGTCGGGCAGCTGTAG
- a CDS encoding EAL and HDOD domain-containing protein: MHNLLGEVLVSRQPILDRQLEVVGYELLYHEAETDAVAGAATKDARGVARILVDGVLAMGLEELTGGEDAWVEVPLDLLAGGALLDVPPKGLLLCVAEGADRLADLREALVRHRGAGFRLGIVGLTADDPRRELLDLADVVKVDAREDSWREALPLVRELAMDRHRVAVTGVEDPDGFDVLTFAGAQLVQGFFFTRPRAVRGVRPLGLAPGHLALLRALAAEEVDLNEVEELIRTDLTLSDRFLRLVRAACGWREVESIHHGLVLLGVRAVQRWVALLLLSATDREAPRELVAVASTRARGCELLEELRGGSRRLEAFVLGMFSVLGPDGLLDRQTLDALPVDGDVRHALETGEGPLRELLELQLASEKAQWERLVTEGRRLGFAPRQLARAHADALTWSASVKLAAT; this comes from the coding sequence ATGCACAACCTGCTGGGCGAGGTGCTGGTGTCCCGGCAGCCCATCCTCGACCGCCAGCTCGAGGTGGTCGGCTACGAGCTGCTGTACCACGAGGCGGAGACCGACGCGGTGGCCGGCGCCGCCACCAAGGACGCCAGGGGCGTCGCCCGCATCCTCGTCGACGGGGTGCTGGCGATGGGGCTGGAGGAGCTCACCGGCGGCGAGGACGCCTGGGTCGAGGTGCCACTCGACCTGCTGGCCGGCGGGGCGCTGCTCGACGTGCCGCCGAAGGGCCTGCTGCTGTGCGTCGCCGAGGGTGCTGACCGCCTGGCAGACTTGCGCGAGGCCCTGGTCCGCCACCGCGGAGCCGGCTTCCGGCTCGGGATCGTCGGCCTGACGGCGGACGACCCGCGGCGCGAACTGCTCGACCTCGCCGACGTCGTGAAGGTCGACGCCCGCGAGGACAGCTGGCGCGAGGCGCTGCCGCTCGTGCGCGAACTGGCCATGGACCGGCACCGCGTCGCCGTCACCGGCGTCGAGGACCCCGACGGCTTCGACGTGCTGACGTTCGCCGGCGCGCAACTCGTCCAGGGCTTCTTCTTCACCCGCCCGCGCGCGGTGCGCGGCGTGCGACCCCTGGGGCTCGCGCCCGGCCACCTCGCGCTGCTGCGGGCCCTGGCCGCCGAGGAGGTCGACCTGAACGAGGTCGAGGAGCTCATCCGCACGGATCTCACCCTCTCGGACCGGTTCCTGCGCCTGGTCCGGGCGGCCTGCGGCTGGCGCGAGGTGGAGTCGATCCACCACGGGCTCGTGCTGCTCGGCGTCCGCGCCGTGCAGCGTTGGGTCGCACTGCTGCTGCTGTCGGCCACCGACCGTGAGGCGCCGCGCGAGCTCGTCGCGGTCGCGAGCACCCGTGCCCGCGGCTGTGAACTGCTCGAGGAGCTGCGTGGCGGCAGCCGGCGGCTCGAGGCGTTCGTGCTCGGCATGTTCTCCGTGCTGGGTCCCGACGGCCTGCTCGACCGCCAGACGCTGGACGCGCTGCCCGTCGACGGCGACGTCCGGCACGCGCTGGAGACGGGCGAGGGCCCGCTGCGCGAGCTGCTGGAGCTGCAGTTGGCGAGCGAGAAGGCGCAGTGGGAGCGGTTGGTGACCGAGGGTCGCCGTCTCGGCTTCGCCCCGCGCCAGCTCGCGCGGGCCCACGCCGATGCGCTGACCTGGTCGGCCAGCGTGAAGCTCGCCGCGACCTGA
- a CDS encoding zinc-binding dehydrogenase: MRAVVFEGAGGNEVVHVRERPDPIPQGTEVVVAVRYAGLNPADVLQRGGRYPAPPGAPTDVPGLEVAGEVVVTGDRVRRWRPGDRVFGLVGGGGLASRVLVDESHLAAVPDDLDDAEAAAVPEAFITAHDALRTQAALAPGERVLVHGATGGVGTAALQIVAASGARAFGVTRSAAGRDLVASLGASPVDDADFVEQVTEATAGAGVDVVLELVGAPHFPGNLQVLATGARIVVVGVGAGSKVELPLVALMGKRARIVGTVLRARSTVEKAVAVRAFERELVPGLATGRLHALVDATYPLDAVTDAFDHLEAAGKKGKILLAF; encoded by the coding sequence ATGCGCGCGGTGGTGTTCGAGGGAGCCGGCGGCAACGAGGTGGTGCACGTGCGCGAGCGGCCCGATCCGATCCCCCAGGGCACGGAGGTGGTCGTGGCCGTCCGCTACGCCGGCCTGAACCCGGCCGACGTCCTGCAGCGAGGCGGCCGTTACCCGGCGCCACCCGGGGCGCCGACGGACGTACCGGGCCTGGAGGTCGCCGGCGAGGTCGTCGTGACCGGCGACCGCGTCCGGCGCTGGCGGCCGGGCGACCGCGTCTTCGGCCTGGTCGGCGGCGGCGGGCTGGCCAGCCGGGTGCTGGTCGACGAGTCGCACCTGGCCGCGGTACCCGACGACCTCGACGACGCCGAGGCCGCCGCCGTCCCGGAGGCCTTCATCACGGCGCACGACGCGCTTCGGACGCAGGCCGCGCTCGCGCCCGGCGAGCGGGTGCTGGTGCACGGCGCCACCGGTGGGGTCGGCACGGCGGCGCTGCAGATCGTCGCCGCCTCTGGTGCCCGGGCGTTCGGGGTGACCCGCTCGGCGGCGGGTCGTGACCTCGTGGCGTCGCTGGGCGCGAGCCCGGTCGACGACGCCGACTTCGTCGAGCAGGTCACGGAGGCGACCGCCGGTGCGGGCGTGGACGTCGTCCTCGAGCTGGTCGGCGCGCCCCACTTCCCCGGCAACCTGCAGGTGCTGGCCACCGGCGCCCGGATCGTCGTCGTCGGCGTGGGCGCCGGCTCCAAGGTGGAGCTGCCGCTCGTCGCGCTGATGGGCAAGCGGGCACGGATCGTCGGCACGGTGCTCCGGGCCCGCTCGACCGTGGAGAAGGCCGTCGCCGTGCGTGCCTTCGAGCGCGAACTCGTGCCGGGTCTCGCGACCGGCCGTCTGCACGCGCTGGTCGACGCGACCTACCCGCTCGACGCGGTCACCGACGCGTTCGACCATCTCGAGGCGGCCGGCAAGAAGGGCAAGATCCTGCTCGCGTTCTGA
- the soxR gene encoding redox-sensitive transcriptional activator SoxR, with amino-acid sequence MADELAVGAVAERSGVPVSTLHFYEEKGLIASRRTSAGHRRYPRHVLRRLAFIRVAQRVGLSLEQIRAALDTLPHDQGPTQQDWQRLSAGWRPMLDERIHLLEALRDQLDSCIGCGCLSLETCGLRNPQDAAAQRGAGPHYLLDAAGVDDDRQTPPTGARRRAGRAG; translated from the coding sequence ATGGCAGACGAGTTGGCGGTCGGTGCCGTCGCCGAGCGCTCCGGCGTGCCGGTGTCGACCCTGCACTTCTACGAGGAGAAGGGGCTCATCGCCTCGCGCCGGACGAGCGCCGGCCACCGGCGCTATCCGCGGCACGTGCTGCGACGGCTGGCCTTCATCCGGGTCGCGCAGCGGGTCGGGCTGAGTCTCGAGCAGATCCGGGCGGCACTGGACACGCTCCCGCACGACCAGGGGCCGACGCAGCAGGACTGGCAGCGGCTGTCGGCCGGGTGGCGGCCGATGCTCGACGAACGCATCCACCTGCTGGAGGCGCTGCGCGACCAGCTCGACTCGTGCATCGGCTGCGGGTGCCTGTCGCTCGAGACCTGCGGCCTGCGCAACCCGCAGGACGCGGCCGCCCAGCGCGGCGCGGGCCCGCACTACCTCCTCGACGCGGCCGGCGTCGACGACGACCGGCAGACGCCGCCCACCGGCGCCCGCCGACGAGCGGGAAGGGCAGGCTGA